The Mucilaginibacter mallensis genome has a segment encoding these proteins:
- a CDS encoding LuxR C-terminal-related transcriptional regulator, giving the protein MKLKLFADEINKVWKSVATENIAEFPQVELELYKKILTFFQVGNYFYYIFNFKDREFELISDGVETVLGHMPSDFTIDFYLDIIHPDDRPYFLSFESYTAQFLPQMPPDKIIKYKVRSDYRIKKKNGDYIRVMHQALTIQFEDNGTVARSLGVLTDITHLKPDGKPVLSYIGMEGEPSYLDVDVKSMFIDSQETLTQREKQVLRLLVEGKASKEIGAILNISKQTVDTHRKNMLNKNNLSNTGELIAKAIRQGWI; this is encoded by the coding sequence ATGAAACTGAAACTGTTTGCTGATGAAATCAACAAGGTATGGAAGAGTGTAGCCACTGAGAACATAGCAGAATTTCCACAAGTTGAGCTTGAACTTTATAAAAAAATACTTACTTTTTTCCAGGTAGGCAATTACTTCTATTATATATTTAATTTTAAAGACAGGGAATTTGAACTGATAAGTGATGGCGTTGAAACTGTATTGGGACATATGCCATCAGATTTTACAATAGATTTTTATTTAGATATTATACATCCCGACGACAGGCCATACTTTTTAAGCTTTGAAAGTTATACCGCGCAGTTTTTACCACAGATGCCGCCCGATAAAATAATAAAGTACAAAGTAAGAAGTGATTATCGGATAAAAAAGAAGAATGGCGATTATATACGGGTAATGCACCAGGCGCTTACCATACAGTTTGAGGATAATGGCACAGTGGCCCGTTCACTGGGCGTACTTACCGATATTACACACCTAAAACCCGACGGCAAACCGGTATTATCCTATATCGGCATGGAGGGTGAACCATCCTACCTTGATGTTGACGTAAAAAGCATGTTTATTGATAGCCAGGAAACACTCACCCAGCGCGAAAAACAGGTACTGCGGCTGTTGGTTGAGGGAAAAGCAAGTAAGGAAATAGGCGCTATATTAAACATTAGCAAGCAAACCGTTGATACCCACCGCAAAAATATGCTGAACAAAAACAACCTCAGCAATACAGGCGAATTGATAGCCAAAGCCATACGCCAGGGCTGGATCTGA